The following proteins come from a genomic window of Deinococcus aestuarii:
- a CDS encoding DinB family protein has protein sequence MDLLDRLLGHDAWTTARLIEQSRGLTDAQLDQEFDLGWRTVRATLGHIVENMEGWTDLMNAQPERTFPEPAERWLTLDVLRERLDTVAPQLAELAYRIQAEGRLDELWTFHENPPVSLTYGGTLAHVLTHSMHHRAQLVHMLKRLGVLDVIEGDVLSWEEEREARA, from the coding sequence ATGGACCTCCTCGACCGCCTCCTCGGCCACGACGCCTGGACCACGGCCCGCCTCATCGAGCAGAGCCGAGGCCTGACCGACGCGCAACTCGATCAGGAGTTCGACCTGGGCTGGCGCACCGTGCGGGCGACTCTCGGCCACATCGTCGAGAACATGGAGGGGTGGACGGACCTGATGAACGCTCAGCCGGAACGGACTTTTCCTGAACCCGCCGAACGCTGGCTGACGCTGGATGTTCTGCGCGAGCGGCTGGACACCGTGGCACCCCAACTTGCCGAACTCGCCTACCGTATTCAGGCCGAGGGCCGTCTGGACGAACTCTGGACCTTCCACGAGAATCCGCCCGTGTCCCTCACCTATGGCGGCACCCTCGCCCACGTCCTCACCCACTCCATGCACCACCGCGCGCAGCTCGTCCACATGCTGAAAAGGCTGGGCGTGCTGGACGTGATCGAGGGCGACGTGTTGAGTTGGGAGGAGGAGCGAGAAGCTCGGGCGTAG